Proteins encoded within one genomic window of Candidatus Lokiarchaeota archaeon:
- a CDS encoding PQQ-binding-like beta-propeller repeat protein: MLTTQYRISHFSQSGHNIYARDGKNGTVLWSFQTGDDVCSSPAIDDLDDDGTPDVVVGSRDNRVYALTAAPSPTTTDSTSETTTETTEPEGIDPVLLVAGGGAAAGIIIVIVILYAKK, encoded by the coding sequence GTGCTAACAACACAATATCGTATTTCACATTTTTCACAGAGTGGTCATAACATCTATGCGCGGGATGGGAAAAATGGCACTGTACTCTGGTCCTTTCAGACTGGTGATGATGTCTGTTCTTCACCTGCAATTGATGATTTAGATGATGATGGTACCCCAGATGTCGTCGTTGGGAGTAGGGATAATAGAGTCTACGCACTCACCGCGGCTCCTTCACCGACCACTACCGATTCGACATCCGAGACAACCACAGAAACCACAGAGCCCGAGGGAATAGATCCGGTTCTACTCGTTGCGGGAGGCGGTGCTGCGGCTGGAATCATAATAGTCATTGTCATTCTCTATGCCAAGAAGTAA
- a CDS encoding dodecin domain-containing protein: MTVAKVIELVGSSEESFEDAVQNAIDTASDSIRNIHGLDVLDWTADVEDGKIVKYRANVKIAFRYEE; the protein is encoded by the coding sequence GTGACAGTGGCAAAAGTCATCGAATTAGTTGGTAGTTCAGAAGAGAGCTTTGAGGATGCAGTGCAGAATGCAATCGATACTGCGTCTGACAGCATCAGGAATATCCACGGCTTGGATGTCTTGGATTGGACTGCAGACGTTGAAGACGGCAAAATCGTGAAGTACAGAGCGAATGTGAAAATCGCATTCCGCTACGAGGAGTAA